Within the Natrinema pellirubrum DSM 15624 genome, the region TTCTCGACCTCTGTAGCGACAACCGCGAAACGCGCAAAAACATCGCCGCAGCGCTGGACAAGTCACCGAACTACATCTCGAAAGAACTCTCGAAACTCAGCGAGATGGGGTTGCTCGAACAACCCGGCCCAGCCGAGAACTCCGGGATGCACGTCACGACGGAGAAAGGAGAGTTCGTCCTCTCGAAACAGGAGAAGTACGAACGTCGGCAATCCGAACTGTTTGGCGAGCTCGTCGAGTCAGCTGTCGAACTGTCCCGTGAGCTATCAGCGGAAGCCGACGAGGAAGTTACTCCGAGCGATATCGTGGTCGTGACCGAACAGGCGCATGACTTACTCCAGAAACTGGAGAACCACAGCGGAATATCCCCACGAGAAGCGGCAGATCGGATCGGGATGAATCTCTACGCGACACAGGGGATTCTATACGAGCTGTATTTCTTCGACCTTCTGGATCGAGCAGTCACGTCTGAGGGAGAAATCTATGATCTCACTGCCCGCGGTCGGCGACTCCTCGATCAGCCTGCTCAGACGACTGTGAAGGACGCGAATCGAACATGGAATATGATCACGTCGAAAGATAGATCGGAGCCATCCTTCGAGGAGTGAGTGCGAATGTCCCCTGTCCCTAACTAAGGGTCACTCCCCAAGAAGAGTCACAGTAGAGTGTGATCAGATAATCACTAACAGGTATCAATATTTTGCAGTCCTCTGTGATCAG harbors:
- a CDS encoding phage repressor protein — translated: MGLLEQPGPAENSGMHVTTEKGEFVLSKQEKYERRQSELFGELVESAVELSRELSAEADEEVTPSDIVVVTEQAHDLLQKLENHSGISPREAADRIGMNLYATQGILYELYFFDLLDRAVTSEGEIYDLTARGRRLLDQPAQTTVKDANRTWNMITSKDRSEPSFEE